From a region of the Thermomicrobium roseum DSM 5159 genome:
- a CDS encoding Nif3-like dinuclear metal center hexameric protein, whose translation MIAVHDLVRYCDRLLDAQRFRDAATNGLQVEGERIIRRLACAVSASQRTIEEAVAWDADALLVHHGLFWGDGVRSISGVVRRRLRPLLLHGLSLLAYHLPLDAHPELGNNAQLAFALGLEPVEPFAEVASTPIGSVARTPQPWPLDQLVQAIAQVTDRQPTVLAGGPSIVERVAILSGSGASAVIEAAERHCHVLVTGEARETTMALARELGITVIAAGHEATERLGVQALAKHLSATFGLESTFLHDPNPI comes from the coding sequence ATGATCGCTGTGCACGACTTGGTACGCTACTGTGACCGACTGCTGGATGCACAACGCTTTCGCGACGCTGCGACGAATGGACTCCAGGTCGAAGGCGAGCGAATCATCCGGCGACTCGCCTGTGCTGTCAGCGCGAGCCAGCGAACTATCGAGGAAGCGGTTGCCTGGGATGCCGATGCTCTGCTGGTCCATCATGGTCTGTTCTGGGGAGACGGCGTCCGGTCGATCAGCGGTGTGGTGCGGCGGCGCCTACGACCGTTGCTCCTGCATGGTCTGAGTCTCCTCGCCTACCACTTACCCCTCGATGCCCACCCCGAACTGGGCAACAACGCCCAGTTGGCTTTCGCGCTCGGACTCGAACCGGTCGAGCCGTTTGCCGAAGTGGCAAGTACCCCTATCGGATCGGTCGCACGCACACCGCAGCCGTGGCCGCTGGACCAGTTGGTCCAGGCGATCGCGCAAGTCACGGATCGCCAACCGACGGTCCTGGCTGGAGGACCTTCCATCGTCGAGCGGGTCGCCATTCTCAGTGGCTCAGGAGCGAGTGCGGTCATCGAAGCGGCCGAACGGCACTGTCACGTGCTCGTGACCGGTGAAGCGCGCGAGACGACGATGGCCTTGGCTCGGGAACTGGGTATCACCGTCATCGCGGCAGGACACGAAGCGACCGAACGGTTAGGAGTACAAGCGCTGGCCAAACATCTCTCCGCGACATTCGGTCTCGAGAGTACGTTCCTGCATGACCCCAACCCGATTTGA
- a CDS encoding selenium-binding protein SBP56-related protein has protein sequence MATWRPDPTFYPSPRLAMKAPPEKLAYVVRLNPNGSGNGQRDAMCVVDVDPQSSTYGKIVGVTEMPYEGGELHHFGWNACSSMLCPNAPHPHVERRYLVVPDIRSSHITILDTKEDPTQPRVVKVIDPEELYERAYYARPHTVHCGPDGIYISALGTPEGEGPGGIFVLDHDTFEVLGRWEIDRGDQYLHYDFWWHLGYDTMITSEWGTPRMVEHGVLGEELLAGKYGHRIHLWDLHRRRRLQALDLGSEHQMVLELRPAHDPTKAYGFVNAVVSLKDLSSSIWLWYRHNGEWKIQKVIEIPAEPAEEDQLPDILKPFKAVPPLVTDIDLSVDDRFLYVSCWGTGELRQYDVSDPFAPKLTGVLQIGGIVRRAGHPAVSGPLNGGPQMVEVSRDGRRVYFTNSLYLPWDAQFYPDGIRGWMVKVDVNPEGGMQFDPNFFVDFGDQRAHQIRLQGGDASSDSYCYP, from the coding sequence ATGGCTACCTGGCGACCGGATCCGACCTTTTACCCTTCACCGCGCCTGGCGATGAAGGCACCACCGGAGAAACTTGCCTACGTCGTTCGGCTCAACCCGAACGGCAGCGGCAACGGTCAGCGCGATGCCATGTGCGTTGTGGATGTCGATCCGCAGTCGAGCACGTACGGCAAGATCGTCGGCGTCACCGAGATGCCGTACGAGGGGGGTGAGCTCCACCACTTCGGATGGAACGCCTGCAGCTCGATGCTCTGCCCGAACGCGCCGCACCCCCACGTGGAGCGACGCTACCTCGTCGTCCCTGATATCCGCAGCTCACACATCACGATCCTCGACACGAAGGAGGATCCCACGCAGCCACGGGTGGTCAAAGTCATCGATCCAGAAGAGTTGTACGAGCGCGCCTACTACGCGCGGCCACACACAGTGCACTGCGGTCCGGACGGCATCTACATCTCAGCACTGGGCACCCCAGAAGGCGAAGGCCCCGGAGGGATCTTCGTACTGGACCACGACACCTTCGAGGTACTCGGACGGTGGGAGATCGATCGCGGTGATCAGTATCTGCACTATGACTTCTGGTGGCATCTGGGCTACGACACCATGATCACCAGCGAATGGGGTACACCGCGCATGGTCGAGCACGGCGTTCTCGGAGAGGAACTCCTCGCTGGCAAGTACGGCCACCGAATCCACCTCTGGGACCTCCATCGGCGACGCCGGCTCCAAGCGCTCGATTTGGGCAGCGAGCACCAGATGGTTCTCGAGCTTCGCCCGGCCCATGACCCCACCAAGGCGTATGGTTTCGTCAACGCAGTCGTGAGCCTGAAGGATCTCTCCTCGAGTATCTGGCTCTGGTATCGCCACAACGGCGAATGGAAGATCCAGAAGGTGATCGAGATTCCAGCAGAACCAGCCGAAGAGGACCAGCTGCCGGATATTCTCAAACCGTTCAAGGCGGTACCGCCACTGGTCACCGATATCGACCTCAGTGTCGACGATCGCTTCCTCTACGTCTCCTGCTGGGGAACCGGCGAACTCCGCCAGTACGATGTCTCGGACCCGTTCGCTCCCAAACTCACCGGAGTGCTTCAGATCGGCGGAATCGTCCGGCGCGCTGGGCATCCCGCCGTCTCCGGTCCGCTCAACGGCGGCCCACAGATGGTCGAGGTCAGCCGCGACGGTCGTCGCGTCTACTTCACGAACTCTCTCTATCTGCCGTGGGATGCCCAATTCTATCCGGACGGTATCCGCGGCTGGATGGTCAAGGTCGATGTAAACCCAGAGGGCGGCATGCAGTTCGACCCCAACTTCTTCGTGGACTTCGGGGATCAGCGAGCACACCAGATCCGCCTCCAGGGTGGCGACGCATCGAGCGACTCCTATTGCTACCCGTGA
- a CDS encoding DUF402 domain-containing protein, protein MRFPAEHPLTIVKLDPVGRVVARYPGTIHPAAPGWIAIVADWQLGTVEVGPLRFEPGDRLIEYFSFVEPINAFALFAPDGTFKGWYANVACPAYLEERTLFWRDLYIDIIGAPDGQITVLDEEELEESQLSQRDPEGYACILAARDRLLTALRTRAYPFHLYG, encoded by the coding sequence GTGCGTTTCCCGGCTGAGCACCCACTCACCATCGTCAAGCTGGACCCGGTTGGTCGAGTGGTCGCTCGTTATCCCGGCACGATCCACCCAGCCGCCCCTGGATGGATCGCCATCGTCGCTGACTGGCAACTCGGAACTGTCGAAGTTGGCCCGCTCCGTTTCGAACCGGGTGACCGGCTCATTGAATATTTTTCTTTCGTCGAACCGATCAACGCCTTCGCGCTTTTTGCACCGGATGGAACGTTCAAGGGCTGGTACGCGAACGTGGCGTGCCCTGCCTACCTGGAAGAGAGAACGCTCTTCTGGCGTGACCTGTACATCGACATCATCGGAGCACCTGATGGGCAGATCACTGTGCTCGACGAAGAAGAACTGGAGGAAAGTCAACTGAGCCAGCGCGATCCGGAAGGATACGCGTGTATCCTCGCCGCGCGCGACCGCCTGCTCACCGCGCTGCGCACGCGCGCCTATCCTTTCCACCTCTATGGCTGA
- the glmM gene encoding phosphoglucosamine mutase yields the protein MAGTVAQVFKAYDIRGIYPEELDENLAYRIGRAFALYLRPRNVVVGRDMRVSSPTLAEAVIRGLLDQGVNVTDVGLVSTDALYFAVGKYRFDGGIMVTASHNPAEYNGFKLCREEAQALSLDRGIGEIRDLVLQGEFPEPEQRGTLEQRDILDDFAEHVLSFIDRSVIKPFTVAVDAGNGMGGLIAPKVFGRLPLRIIPLYFELDGRFPNHVPNPIEPENIRDLQRAVLEHQADLGIAFDGDADRMFILDERGQFVGGDMVTALVAKALLHKHPGAKIVYNLICSRAVPEVIRENGGIAIRSRVGHSFIKALMREQDAIFGGEHSGHFYFRDNWYADSGIIAAVTVLELLSREGVTVSQAIAPIDRYYRSGEINMEVHDFQAVLRALETHFHDGKIDHLDGLTVEYPDWWFNARPSNTQPLLRINVEATTPELLRRKTEEVLSVVRRAAAS from the coding sequence ATGGCTGGTACGGTCGCGCAAGTCTTCAAAGCCTACGATATCCGGGGAATTTATCCAGAGGAACTGGACGAGAACCTCGCCTACCGGATCGGCCGCGCCTTCGCGCTCTATTTGCGCCCGAGGAACGTCGTTGTTGGGCGCGATATGCGCGTGTCCTCGCCAACGCTCGCCGAGGCCGTGATTCGCGGCCTGCTCGATCAGGGCGTCAACGTGACGGATGTCGGGCTCGTGAGTACCGACGCCCTGTATTTTGCGGTGGGGAAATACCGCTTCGACGGCGGCATCATGGTGACAGCCTCGCACAATCCTGCGGAATATAACGGGTTCAAACTGTGTCGCGAAGAAGCGCAAGCGCTGAGTCTCGACCGCGGGATCGGCGAAATCCGCGATCTGGTTCTGCAGGGAGAGTTCCCCGAGCCCGAACAGCGCGGGACGCTCGAACAGCGAGACATCCTCGATGACTTCGCCGAACACGTGTTGTCGTTCATCGACCGGAGCGTCATCAAACCGTTCACGGTCGCCGTCGATGCTGGGAACGGCATGGGAGGACTGATCGCTCCCAAGGTTTTCGGGCGACTCCCGCTCCGCATCATTCCGCTCTACTTCGAATTGGACGGGCGTTTTCCCAATCACGTGCCGAATCCGATCGAGCCAGAGAACATTCGTGATCTCCAGCGTGCCGTGCTCGAACATCAGGCTGATCTCGGTATCGCGTTCGATGGTGACGCTGACCGGATGTTCATCCTGGACGAACGCGGCCAGTTCGTCGGTGGGGACATGGTGACGGCACTCGTCGCCAAGGCGCTGCTCCACAAGCACCCAGGGGCCAAGATCGTCTATAACCTCATCTGCTCTCGCGCCGTTCCTGAAGTGATCCGGGAAAACGGTGGCATAGCGATCCGCTCGCGCGTCGGTCATTCCTTCATCAAAGCGCTGATGCGCGAACAGGATGCGATCTTCGGCGGTGAACACTCCGGACACTTTTACTTCCGGGACAACTGGTATGCCGACTCCGGGATCATCGCGGCAGTCACTGTCCTCGAGCTCTTGTCGCGCGAGGGCGTGACCGTCTCACAGGCGATCGCACCGATCGATCGGTACTATCGCTCGGGCGAGATCAATATGGAAGTGCACGATTTCCAAGCCGTTCTCAGGGCGTTGGAAACGCACTTCCACGACGGGAAAATCGATCATCTCGATGGTCTCACGGTCGAGTATCCCGATTGGTGGTTCAATGCGCGCCCCTCCAACACGCAACCGCTGCTGCGCATCAACGTGGAGGCGACGACGCCAGAGCTGCTCCGCCGCAAGACAGAAGAGGTGTTGTCTGTCGTTCGCCGAGCCGCTGCGAGCTGA
- a CDS encoding MarR family winged helix-turn-helix transcriptional regulator → MEQRDEIIEAIIREMREIVAYVHRRSPPPLLAWDLSMAQLKVLFALACRGPLTVSEVAERLRISPPTASHLIERLTQLGLVTRREDERDRRRTLVGLTADGRVVLDQLRQGSEHTWRDLLSDLASEDLQALLRGLRALARAARRASDETRERVR, encoded by the coding sequence TTGGAGCAGCGTGACGAAATCATCGAAGCGATCATTCGCGAGATGCGCGAGATCGTCGCCTACGTGCACCGGCGCAGCCCGCCGCCGTTGTTGGCCTGGGACCTCTCGATGGCCCAACTGAAGGTGCTCTTCGCGCTCGCCTGCCGTGGCCCCCTCACGGTTAGCGAGGTCGCTGAGCGACTCCGCATCAGTCCACCGACGGCGAGCCACTTGATCGAGCGGTTGACTCAGCTGGGATTGGTGACGAGGCGCGAAGACGAGCGCGATCGTCGGCGCACGCTCGTCGGATTGACAGCCGACGGCCGAGTAGTGCTCGATCAGCTGCGCCAGGGCAGCGAGCACACCTGGCGAGACCTCTTGAGCGACCTGGCAAGCGAGGACCTGCAGGCATTGCTGCGTGGGCTCCGTGCGCTCGCCAGAGCCGCCCGTCGAGCGAGTGACGAGACGAGGGAACGGGTGAGGTGA
- a CDS encoding sulfurtransferase, giving the protein MATLEIDPRVAARGYAHPESLVTTEWVAEHLNDPNVRIVESDEDVLLYELGHIPGAVKVDWHTDLQDPVVRDFIGPEQFAELCSRLGITPETRVVFYGDKNNWWAAYAFWFFRYMGHGPLSIMDGGRKKWEAEGRPMTREVPSYPRTNYPVPKPNPELRAFRDEVLAFIGYRDRQKVGEPRGALVDVRSPGEYRGELLHMPDYPQEGALRGGHIPGAANIPWAQAVNEDGTFKSPEELRKLYESQGVTPDKEVIVYCRIGERSSHTWFVLHELLGYPKVRNYDGSWTEWGNVVGVPIER; this is encoded by the coding sequence ATGGCGACGCTGGAGATCGATCCGCGTGTTGCTGCCCGCGGGTACGCCCATCCCGAATCGCTCGTGACGACCGAGTGGGTCGCCGAGCACCTCAACGACCCGAATGTGCGCATCGTGGAAAGCGACGAAGACGTCCTGCTCTACGAACTCGGCCACATTCCGGGTGCCGTGAAGGTCGACTGGCATACCGATCTGCAAGACCCTGTTGTCCGCGATTTCATCGGCCCTGAGCAGTTCGCCGAGCTGTGCTCTCGACTGGGCATCACCCCGGAAACGCGCGTCGTGTTCTACGGTGACAAGAACAACTGGTGGGCTGCGTATGCCTTCTGGTTCTTCCGTTATATGGGCCACGGTCCATTGTCCATCATGGACGGTGGCCGCAAGAAGTGGGAGGCCGAAGGCCGACCGATGACGCGCGAGGTTCCCAGCTATCCTCGCACCAACTATCCGGTGCCCAAGCCGAATCCCGAACTCCGCGCCTTCCGCGACGAGGTGCTCGCCTTCATCGGTTATCGGGACCGCCAGAAGGTCGGCGAGCCGCGTGGTGCCCTGGTCGACGTGCGCAGTCCCGGCGAGTACCGCGGCGAACTCCTCCACATGCCGGACTACCCCCAGGAAGGAGCGCTCCGCGGTGGCCACATCCCGGGTGCCGCCAATATCCCGTGGGCACAGGCCGTCAACGAGGATGGCACGTTCAAGTCGCCGGAAGAACTGCGCAAGCTCTACGAGAGCCAGGGCGTGACACCGGACAAGGAAGTGATCGTCTACTGCCGGATCGGCGAACGATCCTCGCACACCTGGTTCGTGCTCCACGAACTGCTCGGCTATCCGAAAGTCCGTAACTACGACGGTTCGTGGACCGAGTGGGGGAACGTCGTAGGAGTTCCGATCGAGCGGTAA
- a CDS encoding PHP domain-containing protein, whose amino-acid sequence MHSIFAHDAVDLHLHTLASDGRWTVAELIDYLATKRFRVAALCDHDTMAAVDDAIELGKKYGLVIVPGVEVTTRWADRQWHLLVYGVDPALPTARAFRAILDELADRLWAEAARAIVALERNGYRLRALREIVGGRPLRPHHVLLALIQEGSATNLATAHEITKRLGEPMTVDVPLSRAVAAAHEAGGICILAHPGRDDGAGVLTVETLERMRMEIPIDGLEAHYRSHTLEQTETLRAWCARFGLLASAGSDSHAPGHPVDPIPYPAVSIAGLLRRFAIDVLSEEDVSEHAAVAEQASSRAE is encoded by the coding sequence ATGCACTCGATTTTCGCTCACGATGCGGTGGACCTGCACTTGCACACACTGGCGAGTGACGGACGCTGGACTGTCGCCGAACTCATCGACTACTTGGCCACGAAGCGTTTTCGTGTGGCTGCACTGTGTGACCACGATACGATGGCTGCGGTCGACGATGCGATCGAGCTGGGGAAGAAGTACGGACTCGTCATCGTCCCGGGTGTCGAGGTGACGACGCGCTGGGCGGATCGGCAGTGGCACCTGCTCGTCTACGGGGTGGACCCAGCGTTGCCAACAGCGCGTGCTTTCCGCGCGATACTGGACGAATTAGCCGATCGACTGTGGGCGGAGGCAGCGCGAGCGATCGTCGCGCTGGAACGCAACGGATACCGGTTGCGCGCGCTTCGCGAGATCGTCGGAGGGCGTCCGCTGCGACCACATCATGTCTTGTTGGCGCTGATTCAGGAGGGGTCTGCCACCAACCTCGCCACTGCGCACGAGATCACAAAGCGTCTCGGCGAGCCGATGACGGTCGATGTGCCTTTGTCGCGCGCGGTGGCGGCAGCGCACGAGGCGGGCGGTATTTGCATCCTGGCGCATCCCGGCCGTGACGATGGGGCTGGTGTCCTCACCGTGGAGACGCTCGAGCGGATGCGAATGGAGATCCCGATCGATGGTTTGGAGGCGCATTACCGCTCGCATACACTGGAGCAAACGGAGACACTGCGCGCCTGGTGCGCACGGTTCGGCCTTTTGGCCAGTGCGGGTTCCGATTCGCACGCACCCGGTCATCCGGTCGATCCGATACCGTATCCCGCGGTGTCGATCGCGGGATTGTTACGCCGCTTTGCAATCGACGTCCTCTCCGAGGAGGACGTGTCAGAACACGCTGCCGTCGCCGAACAGGCGAGCAGTCGCGCCGAGTGA
- a CDS encoding MDR family MFS transporter: METQTVRETTAMERAQTERSRLALILPGLLLGMLLAALDQTIVGTAMPRVIAELQGLEHYAWVFTAYMLTSTVTVPLYGKLSDLYGRRTFFLFGMIVFLIGSALSGMAQSMTQLIFFRALQGIGGGALFPIAIAIVGDLFPPAERGKWQGLFAAVFGFSAIIGPSLGGWITDNWGWRWVFYVNMPVGALALLTTGLTMPKLASGRQHRIDYLGAALLVSGVTPLLLAFSWAGTEYPWSSPPIIGLFGASALFLVLFVAAELRAPEPILDLRLFGNRIFTPTLLAAFLIAIGMFGTILYLPLFVQAVLGRTATNSGAVLTPMMLGFVFSSIVGGQILSRTGRYKILAIGTVAVAVIGMFLLSRMDVTTTSTTVVRNMIILGLGIGTTMSLFTIIVQNAFPAQRLGEVTSALTFFRSIGGTVGAAILGTVMTNRFQHELTTRIPDTIRASIPAQQLDAIKNPQVFMSPEAMQQMQQQAAAFGPRGQEMLQLLLTAVRQSLASAIDTVFFVGMLILIGAFLLTFFIPEIPLRRRSPGGAPLAH; encoded by the coding sequence ATGGAAACACAAACTGTTCGCGAGACAACCGCGATGGAACGGGCGCAGACCGAACGAAGTCGCCTCGCTTTGATCCTTCCAGGCCTTCTGCTCGGTATGTTGCTCGCCGCACTCGATCAGACGATCGTCGGAACGGCGATGCCGCGTGTCATTGCCGAACTCCAAGGGCTCGAACACTACGCGTGGGTCTTCACCGCCTATATGCTCACATCGACCGTCACGGTGCCACTCTACGGGAAGCTGTCGGATCTGTATGGTCGGCGAACCTTTTTCCTCTTCGGCATGATCGTCTTTCTGATCGGTTCAGCACTTTCGGGAATGGCGCAGAGCATGACCCAGTTGATCTTCTTCCGCGCTCTCCAAGGCATCGGGGGCGGTGCACTCTTCCCGATCGCCATCGCGATCGTCGGCGACCTCTTCCCACCGGCCGAGCGCGGTAAGTGGCAAGGACTGTTCGCCGCGGTTTTCGGTTTCAGCGCCATCATCGGGCCGAGCCTGGGAGGCTGGATCACTGATAACTGGGGATGGCGATGGGTGTTCTACGTCAACATGCCGGTCGGCGCTCTCGCTCTGCTCACGACCGGCCTGACGATGCCGAAGTTGGCCAGCGGGCGACAACATCGCATCGATTATCTCGGTGCCGCTCTGCTCGTTAGTGGCGTGACCCCGTTGCTCCTCGCTTTCTCCTGGGCAGGAACGGAATATCCGTGGAGTTCGCCACCCATCATCGGTCTTTTCGGGGCGAGCGCGCTCTTTCTCGTCCTGTTCGTCGCCGCAGAACTGCGAGCACCGGAGCCGATTCTGGATCTACGGCTGTTCGGCAATCGGATCTTCACCCCCACTTTGCTGGCTGCCTTCCTCATCGCCATCGGGATGTTCGGGACGATCCTGTACCTCCCGCTGTTCGTGCAAGCGGTGCTCGGCCGCACGGCGACCAATTCCGGCGCAGTTTTGACCCCGATGATGCTCGGGTTCGTCTTTTCCAGCATCGTCGGTGGCCAGATCCTCTCGCGCACTGGACGATACAAAATCCTCGCCATCGGCACCGTTGCCGTCGCGGTCATCGGTATGTTTTTGCTCTCCCGGATGGACGTCACGACGACCAGTACGACCGTCGTCCGCAACATGATCATTCTCGGGCTCGGTATCGGAACGACGATGAGCCTTTTCACGATCATCGTCCAAAACGCTTTCCCCGCTCAGCGACTGGGGGAGGTCACGTCGGCGCTCACCTTCTTTCGCTCGATCGGCGGTACCGTGGGCGCCGCGATTCTGGGAACAGTGATGACGAACCGATTCCAGCACGAGCTCACGACCCGCATTCCCGATACGATCCGCGCGAGTATCCCTGCCCAACAACTCGACGCGATCAAGAATCCGCAGGTCTTCATGAGCCCAGAAGCGATGCAGCAGATGCAGCAGCAAGCTGCCGCGTTCGGCCCACGTGGCCAGGAAATGCTCCAACTCCTGCTTACTGCTGTTCGCCAATCCCTGGCCAGCGCGATCGATACCGTGTTTTTCGTGGGAATGCTGATCTTGATCGGCGCGTTCCTCCTTACCTTCTTCATCCCGGAAATACCTCTCCGCCGCCGCTCGCCGGGCGGAGCACCGTTGGCTCACTGA
- a CDS encoding iron-sulfur cluster assembly scaffold protein, translated as MSQSTFELLRDHVRNPRHHGPLEDATIVLEGGNPECGDVVTVYLKIAPDGETIEDVHFTGQGCGVSQAAASLLMERLHQGHWTIGRIAAVDFSLVQDLVGPEAARSRPRCASLALSVLKAAIQKYERERRQALLDTTRGDESSP; from the coding sequence ATGAGTCAGAGCACCTTCGAGCTTCTCCGCGACCACGTCCGCAACCCGCGTCATCACGGTCCCTTGGAGGACGCCACCATCGTTCTCGAAGGTGGGAATCCAGAGTGCGGTGACGTGGTGACGGTCTACTTGAAGATCGCCCCTGATGGCGAAACAATCGAGGATGTGCATTTCACCGGACAAGGTTGCGGTGTCAGTCAGGCCGCCGCGTCGCTTCTCATGGAGCGATTGCACCAAGGACATTGGACGATCGGTCGCATCGCAGCAGTCGACTTCAGTTTGGTGCAGGACCTCGTCGGTCCGGAAGCTGCTCGCTCCCGCCCCCGCTGTGCCTCGCTCGCCTTGAGCGTCCTCAAGGCGGCGATCCAGAAGTACGAGCGCGAACGCCGGCAGGCCCTGCTCGACACCACCCGCGGCGATGAGTCTTCACCATGA
- a CDS encoding OsmC family protein: MAIRTNGMLVKEAVSNLAAAIRANPRLATGTTTVRVHWQGGTQAIGRVRQFEPIVIDEPPAFGGTDRGPNPAELLLVALGACQELTLAVLAEQLGLQIESIEVEVQGELDLRGFLGIDRAVRPGFQRIEMTVHITSPEPEERLRDLLDLADQLCPVSDMLRQPVPTETILEVSHPMGTGVDPVLTTRR; this comes from the coding sequence ATGGCCATTCGCACCAACGGTATGCTCGTCAAGGAAGCTGTTTCCAATCTCGCAGCGGCGATTCGCGCCAATCCTCGGCTCGCGACCGGCACGACAACCGTGCGGGTCCACTGGCAAGGCGGAACGCAAGCGATCGGCCGCGTGCGCCAATTCGAACCCATCGTCATCGACGAACCGCCAGCCTTCGGTGGTACGGACCGCGGACCGAATCCTGCAGAACTGCTGCTGGTCGCGCTCGGTGCCTGCCAGGAACTGACACTCGCTGTCCTAGCTGAGCAGCTCGGACTCCAGATCGAGTCGATCGAAGTCGAGGTCCAGGGTGAACTCGACCTGCGCGGGTTCCTGGGTATCGATCGCGCGGTCCGACCAGGCTTCCAGCGTATCGAGATGACCGTCCACATCACGAGCCCGGAACCGGAAGAGCGGCTCCGCGACCTTCTCGACCTCGCTGACCAGCTCTGTCCGGTATCCGACATGCTCCGCCAACCGGTTCCGACCGAGACGATTCTCGAGGTGTCCCACCCGATGGGTACCGGTGTCGACCCTGTCTTGACCACACGCCGATGA
- a CDS encoding helix-turn-helix domain-containing protein — MEEAARLLGVGQSTLRRWSDAGLVPVYRTAGGHRRYREADLLALLKSEERPRRRLSRKALVDLSFALYHSQLMAQVASRPWYSRYQPEHLAELRALGRQLVELAFRIVNRAVDREELLRAGRTIGQRYGEISAQGGLTPAEAAEAFLAFRAPTYLAITQFAEREDIPTRRVLRLLGELTILLDEVLLATLRSLEPDTSLTRSVS, encoded by the coding sequence ATCGAGGAGGCAGCTCGTCTTCTCGGTGTCGGGCAATCGACTTTGCGCCGGTGGAGCGATGCCGGGCTGGTTCCGGTGTATCGAACCGCTGGCGGCCACCGCCGGTATCGGGAAGCTGATCTCCTGGCCCTTCTCAAGAGCGAGGAGCGACCCCGCCGACGGCTCTCGCGCAAAGCACTCGTCGATCTCTCCTTCGCACTCTATCACTCGCAATTGATGGCACAAGTGGCCAGTCGCCCCTGGTACTCGCGATACCAGCCAGAGCACCTCGCTGAGCTGCGCGCACTCGGGCGCCAACTGGTCGAACTGGCTTTCCGAATCGTCAACCGGGCAGTCGATCGCGAGGAACTCCTCCGAGCTGGTCGGACGATCGGTCAGCGGTACGGTGAGATCAGTGCTCAGGGAGGACTGACCCCGGCCGAAGCGGCGGAAGCGTTCCTCGCCTTTCGTGCGCCGACCTACCTCGCGATCACGCAATTCGCTGAGCGCGAGGACATTCCGACTCGTCGCGTTTTGCGCCTGCTTGGAGAATTGACCATTTTGCTGGACGAAGTCCTCCTCGCCACGCTGCGCAGCCTCGAACCAGATACCTCACTGACGAGGTCAGTGTCCTGA